The proteins below come from a single Crossiella sp. CA-258035 genomic window:
- a CDS encoding peptide MFS transporter gives MSATVNEAAPQRGFFGQPRGLSSLFFTEMWERFSYYGMKALLVIYLYKAVSEGGLGIPKETAIAVGSVYAAAVYMGSLPGGWIADRLLGAQKALLYGGILIMFGHISMAIPAGASTTYLGLVLIVLGTSLLKPNISSIVGRLYAEDDPRRDAGFTIFYMSINIGGGIAPLLCGFLAAQWGYHVGFGAAAVGMFFGLLQYVLTRKNLGEAGLRPTNPLPEDHRAKVVGRLVGIVIAVVLVIVAAIYLGWLAVGGVVDLISLLSILLPAGYFVFMLRSGKTTDVERDRVKAYIPLFIGATLFWMIFEQAGTVLNIYAEERVDRNIFGWEFPAPWFQSVNPAFIVLLAPLVAALWLRMGTRQPTTPRKFAVALVLVGLSFGILAVAGLSGEKVGALWLLLVFAVQTVGELCLSPVGLSATTKLAPAAFASQMMGLWFLATAAGNGIAGQIAPLSTTMSELAYFGLLGGAAILLAVCLWIGAGRVKRLMHGVN, from the coding sequence GTGAGCGCGACCGTCAACGAAGCGGCGCCGCAACGCGGCTTCTTCGGCCAACCACGAGGGCTGTCCAGCCTCTTCTTCACCGAGATGTGGGAGCGGTTCTCCTACTACGGGATGAAGGCGCTGCTGGTCATCTACCTCTACAAGGCCGTGAGTGAGGGCGGCCTGGGCATTCCCAAGGAGACCGCGATCGCGGTCGGCTCGGTGTACGCCGCCGCGGTGTACATGGGATCCCTGCCCGGTGGCTGGATCGCCGACCGGCTGCTCGGCGCGCAGAAGGCGCTGCTCTACGGCGGCATCCTGATCATGTTCGGGCACATCAGCATGGCCATCCCGGCCGGGGCGTCCACGACCTACCTCGGTCTGGTGCTCATCGTGCTGGGCACCAGCCTGCTCAAGCCGAACATCTCCAGCATCGTCGGCCGCCTCTACGCCGAGGACGACCCGCGCCGCGACGCCGGGTTCACCATCTTCTACATGTCGATCAACATCGGTGGCGGCATCGCGCCGCTGCTGTGCGGCTTCCTGGCCGCCCAGTGGGGTTACCACGTGGGCTTCGGCGCGGCCGCGGTCGGCATGTTCTTCGGCCTGCTGCAGTACGTGCTCACCCGCAAGAACCTCGGCGAGGCCGGTCTGCGCCCGACCAACCCGCTGCCGGAGGACCACCGCGCCAAGGTCGTCGGCCGGCTGGTCGGCATCGTGATCGCGGTGGTGCTGGTGATCGTGGCCGCCATCTACCTGGGCTGGCTGGCCGTGGGCGGTGTGGTCGACCTGATCAGCCTGCTGTCCATCCTGCTGCCCGCGGGCTACTTCGTGTTCATGCTGCGCAGCGGCAAGACCACCGACGTGGAGCGGGACCGGGTCAAGGCCTACATCCCGCTGTTCATCGGCGCCACCCTGTTCTGGATGATCTTCGAGCAGGCCGGCACGGTGCTCAACATCTACGCCGAGGAGCGGGTGGACCGCAACATCTTCGGCTGGGAGTTCCCCGCGCCGTGGTTCCAGTCGGTCAACCCGGCCTTCATCGTGCTGCTGGCCCCGCTGGTGGCCGCGCTGTGGCTGCGCATGGGCACCCGCCAGCCGACCACCCCGCGCAAGTTCGCGGTGGCGCTGGTGCTGGTCGGCCTGTCCTTCGGCATCCTCGCGGTGGCCGGGCTCAGCGGTGAGAAGGTCGGCGCGCTGTGGCTGCTGCTGGTCTTCGCGGTGCAGACCGTCGGCGAGCTGTGCCTGTCCCCGGTGGGCCTGTCCGCGACCACGAAGCTGGCCCCGGCCGCCTTCGCCTCGCAGATGATGGGCCTGTGGTTCCTGGCCACCGCGGCCGGCAACGGCATCGCGGGCCAGATCGCGCCGTTGTCCACCACCATGTCCGAGCTGGCCTACTTCGGCCTGCTCGGCGGCGCGGCGATCCTGCTCGCGGTCTGCCTGTGGATCGGCGCCGGCCGGGTGAAGCGGCTGATGCACGGCGTCAACTGA
- a CDS encoding cytochrome P450, giving the protein MTVLTHLREQLTFLTHRALLWGGSALGDPGARLVRRGTGDPYPLYEQIRAAGPLVRSRFGFWVTTEHALAARVFRDDRFGMRHPDAPPTVRAEDELVHPIEDSFLMMDPPAHTRLRRLAAPWFTSRAVVKHTERIEQTVRASLEEFGGEVDLIPAFANRVPVQVICDLLGVPAPEHERFRGWANRIAPAFDGVHSVGEHERLRQVMAELQEFFTELIAFRRRHPAEDILSGLVHAKVDGEPLSTRELLATSGLLLLAGFGTTVNLIGKGALALLTHPEALAQLRHDPGLAGAVVEETLRYDPPVHLTERFARTEVELGGQRIRRGEQIVLSLAGANRDPAVFADPARFDPSRPNAREHLAFSGGIHFCVGAALARLEGTIALRELFQRHPDLELAGPPQRGDGRTLPMLTSLPTRCPRRSASSAA; this is encoded by the coding sequence ATGACCGTGCTGACACACCTGCGGGAACAGCTGACCTTCCTGACCCACCGCGCCCTGCTGTGGGGCGGCTCGGCGCTGGGCGACCCCGGCGCGCGGCTGGTCCGCCGCGGCACCGGCGACCCCTACCCGCTCTACGAGCAGATCCGCGCGGCAGGCCCGCTGGTGCGCAGCCGGTTCGGCTTCTGGGTGACCACCGAGCACGCACTGGCCGCGCGGGTGTTCCGGGACGACCGCTTCGGCATGCGCCACCCGGACGCGCCCCCGACCGTGCGCGCCGAGGACGAGCTGGTGCACCCCATCGAGGACTCGTTCCTGATGATGGACCCGCCGGCGCACACCCGGCTGCGCAGGCTGGCCGCGCCCTGGTTCACCTCCCGCGCGGTGGTCAAGCACACCGAGCGGATCGAGCAGACCGTGCGGGCCAGCCTGGAGGAGTTCGGCGGCGAGGTCGACCTGATCCCGGCCTTCGCCAACCGGGTGCCGGTGCAGGTGATCTGCGACCTGCTCGGCGTGCCCGCACCGGAGCACGAGCGCTTCCGCGGCTGGGCGAACCGGATCGCGCCGGCCTTCGACGGGGTGCACTCCGTCGGCGAGCACGAGCGGCTGCGCCAGGTGATGGCCGAGCTGCAGGAGTTCTTCACCGAGCTGATCGCCTTCCGCCGCCGCCACCCGGCCGAGGACATCCTCAGCGGACTGGTGCACGCCAAGGTGGACGGGGAGCCGCTGAGCACCCGGGAGCTGCTGGCCACCAGCGGACTGCTGCTGCTGGCCGGGTTCGGCACCACGGTGAACCTGATCGGCAAGGGCGCGCTGGCGCTGCTGACCCACCCGGAGGCGCTGGCTCAACTGCGCCACGATCCCGGCCTGGCCGGGGCGGTGGTGGAGGAGACGCTGCGCTACGACCCGCCGGTGCACCTGACCGAGCGCTTCGCCAGGACCGAGGTGGAGCTGGGCGGGCAGCGGATCCGGCGCGGCGAGCAGATCGTGCTCTCGCTGGCCGGGGCGAACCGGGACCCCGCGGTGTTCGCGGACCCGGCGAGGTTCGACCCCTCGCGGCCCAACGCCAGGGAGCACCTGGCCTTCTCCGGCGGCATCCACTTCTGCGTCGGCGCGGCGCTGGCCCGCCTGGAGGGCACGATCGCGCTGCGCGAGCTGTTCCAGCGGCACCCCGACCTGGAGCTGGCCGGGCCGCCACAACGCGGCGACGGCCGGACACTGCCGATGCTGACCAGCCTGCCGACACGCTGCCCGCGCCGGTCGGCCAGTTCGGCGGCCTGA
- a CDS encoding TetR/AcrR family transcriptional regulator, protein MSTTPRGNRTRSRVLDAAARLLAKDSGASLGEIAAAAGIGRTTVHRHFPTRDVLLQALAFDALATIAEGLAEVDMTAEPPERALSQLAAALLPMGPRVSWLANESALARDREVIAGFERLAEPLRALVARQQASGHFTPKLSPNWVVQVFVAVVCAAWEAVDNGELAPKQAPELVVETVLRGVAR, encoded by the coding sequence ATGTCCACCACACCACGCGGTAACCGCACCCGGAGCCGGGTGCTCGACGCCGCCGCCCGCCTGCTGGCCAAGGACTCCGGCGCCAGCCTCGGCGAGATCGCGGCGGCCGCGGGCATCGGCCGCACCACCGTGCACCGGCACTTCCCGACCAGGGACGTGCTGTTGCAGGCGCTGGCCTTCGACGCGCTGGCCACCATCGCCGAGGGCCTGGCCGAGGTCGACATGACCGCCGAACCGCCGGAGCGCGCCCTGTCGCAGCTGGCCGCCGCGCTGCTGCCGATGGGGCCGAGGGTGTCCTGGCTGGCGAATGAGAGCGCGCTGGCCAGGGACCGCGAGGTGATCGCCGGGTTCGAGCGGCTGGCCGAGCCGCTGCGCGCGCTGGTGGCGCGGCAGCAGGCGAGCGGGCACTTCACGCCGAAGCTGTCGCCGAACTGGGTGGTGCAGGTGTTCGTGGCGGTGGTCTGCGCGGCCTGGGAGGCCGTGGACAACGGCGAGCTCGCGCCCAAGCAGGCGCCGGAACTGGTGGTGGAGACCGTGCTGAGAGGGGTCGCCCGATGA
- a CDS encoding DUF1707 domain-containing protein — MAGEDTRPVVRISDQEREAAVARLNTAVADGRLTWPEHNDRLAKAYAARTAAELAPVLADLGRPVAPAQRVVAVGSKIQRAMEPGRVEVKAVFGAVILDLSGLSGDIEVEVVANAFCGKVIITVPGDATVLDEGSAVLGKRALPGATAAPGPRVRITGRSTLSKLAVLRG; from the coding sequence ATGGCTGGCGAGGACACGCGTCCGGTGGTGCGGATCAGCGACCAGGAGCGGGAGGCCGCGGTCGCACGGCTGAACACCGCGGTCGCCGACGGCAGGCTGACCTGGCCGGAGCACAACGACCGGCTGGCCAAGGCCTACGCCGCCCGCACCGCGGCCGAGCTGGCCCCGGTGCTGGCCGACCTGGGCAGGCCGGTGGCGCCGGCGCAGCGGGTGGTCGCGGTGGGCAGCAAGATCCAGCGCGCGATGGAGCCCGGCCGGGTCGAGGTCAAGGCGGTCTTCGGCGCGGTGATCCTGGACCTGTCCGGGCTGTCCGGCGACATCGAGGTCGAGGTGGTGGCCAACGCCTTCTGCGGCAAGGTGATCATCACCGTGCCCGGCGACGCCACCGTGCTGGACGAGGGCAGCGCGGTGCTGGGCAAGCGCGCGCTGCCGGGCGCCACGGCCGCGCCGGGGCCCAGGGTGCGCATCACCGGCCGCAGCACGCTGAGCAAACTGGCCGTGCTGCGCGGCTGA
- a CDS encoding alpha/beta fold hydrolase, translating to MITTTRVLRLGMVAAAVAVLPAPAAQAAPEINWKPCAQVAKDWPYQDDARTECAELTVPLDYGKPQGRKTTVAVSRVKATGPAKRKGAIFFSTGGPGIGNLTGPHDMTERRISGLNTEYDFVGMDPRGTGYSEHISCQAPDPGQLPPTATAKERARSSFDYEAGHNKLCAAKDPEFVRQLTPDNAARDVDAFRAALGEQKIGFYGISYGTLIGTRFRALFDDRVDRMLLDSGMPPAQDHSWMDESIDKQSEAAFPAFLTWLAKHDPEYHFGSTGAAVRKTLFDLRAELGRNPRVVGETRLDAEWASSHFSASPAGYGHAASELAKALEGGTPAPAPQQTAKRTFGLGDPHKGMNALQYNAMMCNQGTGARDFDALWANNEDRQRRYPATGGGSFTVWCAQWPWPGEVLHPVRGRSPLQHVGHLDEGSTPYPWTVASRHAVGGALLTVLDDSHGSLSKIPCAAKAVDFFRTGRTTEGTCPGTS from the coding sequence ATGATCACAACAACGAGGGTCCTGCGCCTGGGGATGGTGGCCGCCGCGGTCGCCGTGCTCCCCGCGCCCGCGGCCCAGGCGGCACCGGAGATCAACTGGAAACCCTGCGCCCAGGTGGCCAAGGACTGGCCGTACCAGGACGACGCCAGGACCGAGTGCGCGGAGCTGACGGTTCCGCTGGACTACGGGAAACCACAGGGGCGCAAGACCACGGTCGCGGTGAGCCGGGTCAAGGCCACCGGTCCGGCCAAGCGCAAGGGCGCGATCTTCTTCAGCACCGGCGGTCCCGGCATCGGCAACCTCACCGGTCCGCACGACATGACCGAGCGGCGGATCAGCGGGCTCAACACCGAGTACGACTTCGTCGGCATGGATCCCAGGGGCACCGGCTACAGCGAGCACATCTCCTGCCAGGCCCCCGATCCCGGGCAGCTGCCGCCCACGGCCACCGCCAAGGAGCGCGCCAGGAGCAGCTTCGACTACGAGGCCGGGCACAACAAGCTCTGCGCGGCAAAGGATCCCGAGTTCGTCCGGCAGCTCACCCCGGACAACGCCGCCCGCGACGTGGACGCCTTCCGCGCCGCGCTCGGTGAGCAGAAGATCGGCTTCTACGGCATCTCCTACGGCACCCTGATCGGCACCCGCTTCCGCGCGCTGTTCGACGACCGGGTGGACAGGATGCTGCTGGACTCCGGCATGCCGCCGGCCCAGGACCACAGCTGGATGGACGAGAGCATCGACAAGCAGTCCGAGGCGGCGTTCCCGGCCTTCCTCACCTGGCTGGCCAAGCACGATCCCGAATACCACTTCGGCAGCACCGGGGCCGCGGTCCGCAAGACCCTGTTCGACCTGCGCGCCGAGCTCGGCCGCAACCCGCGCGTGGTCGGCGAGACCCGGCTGGACGCGGAGTGGGCGAGCAGCCACTTCAGCGCCAGCCCCGCAGGCTACGGCCATGCCGCGAGCGAGCTGGCCAAGGCGCTGGAGGGCGGCACGCCCGCCCCCGCGCCGCAGCAGACGGCGAAGCGGACCTTCGGCCTCGGCGACCCGCACAAGGGCATGAACGCCTTGCAGTACAACGCGATGATGTGCAACCAGGGCACCGGCGCCAGGGACTTCGACGCGCTCTGGGCGAACAACGAGGACCGGCAGCGGCGCTACCCGGCCACCGGCGGCGGCAGCTTCACCGTGTGGTGCGCGCAGTGGCCGTGGCCCGGCGAGGTGTTGCACCCGGTGCGCGGCAGGAGCCCGCTGCAGCACGTGGGCCACCTGGACGAGGGCAGCACGCCCTACCCGTGGACCGTGGCCAGCCGGCACGCCGTCGGCGGCGCGCTGCTGACCGTGCTGGACGACTCGCACGGCTCGCTGTCCAAGATCCCCTGCGCGGCCAAGGCCGTCGACTTCTTCCGCACCGGCCGCACCACCGAGGGCACCTGCCCCGGCACGAGCTGA
- a CDS encoding serine protease, whose protein sequence is MRTLPGLGAALAGLLLAAPSAQAATVDFTGAVNVSGCSGSVVRMPSSRDHDKALVLTNGHCLERGRPIPDEVLVDQPSHRLFDLLDGSGKVVAGVHAARALYATMTGTDIALYRLNDSYADLARQGVRPLTVSARRPARGADIRVVSGSWQQIFSCKIDQFAYRVLETGYVTKDVVRYTPDCKTGPGTSGSPVVDAASGEVVAINNTSNREGEQCTANNPCEMDRDGRITVRQGIGYATQTHWLAGCFAPGNRFDLNRAGCLLPKP, encoded by the coding sequence ATGCGTACTCTCCCTGGCCTCGGCGCCGCCCTCGCGGGCCTGCTCCTGGCCGCCCCCAGCGCCCAGGCCGCGACCGTGGACTTCACCGGAGCGGTCAACGTCAGCGGCTGCTCCGGCTCCGTGGTGCGGATGCCGAGCTCCCGCGACCACGACAAGGCGCTGGTGCTGACCAACGGCCACTGCCTGGAACGCGGCCGCCCGATCCCGGACGAGGTGCTGGTGGACCAGCCCTCGCACCGGCTGTTCGACCTGCTCGACGGCTCCGGCAAGGTGGTCGCCGGGGTGCACGCCGCGCGTGCCCTCTACGCCACCATGACCGGCACCGACATCGCGCTGTACCGGCTCAACGACAGCTACGCCGACCTGGCCAGGCAGGGCGTCCGCCCGCTGACCGTCTCGGCCAGGCGACCCGCCCGCGGCGCCGACATCCGGGTGGTCTCCGGGAGCTGGCAGCAGATCTTCTCCTGCAAGATCGACCAGTTCGCCTACCGGGTGCTGGAGACCGGCTACGTCACCAAGGACGTGGTGCGCTACACCCCGGACTGCAAGACCGGCCCCGGCACCTCGGGCTCGCCCGTGGTGGACGCGGCCAGCGGTGAGGTGGTGGCCATCAACAACACCAGCAACCGCGAGGGCGAGCAGTGCACGGCGAACAACCCGTGCGAGATGGACCGGGACGGCCGGATCACCGTGCGCCAGGGCATCGGCTACGCCACCCAGACGCACTGGCTGGCAGGCTGTTTCGCACCCGGCAACCGGTTCGACCTCAACCGGGCGGGCTGCCTGCTGCCCAAGCCCTGA
- a CDS encoding sulfite exporter TauE/SafE family protein — translation MPDQLDQIQQSPLRQAPLTLLAIGLTSGLLSGLFGVGGGVLIVPALVLLAGFGQKLAHGTSLAAVVPISVTGAIGYAMEGSVNWMVAALLAAGSMAGALIGTWLLHVLPVRWLRYGFAALLLLTAVRLGFETPHRLAEAELDVGGAVLMLALGLLVGTLSGLFGVGGGIIMVPAMILLFGISDVVAKGTSLLVVIPTGIIATVQNLKRGNADLRSAALLGMAGVVSAYGGVRLALLLPPRVSVLLFAALLAFTAYRMVRAKD, via the coding sequence ATGCCCGACCAGCTAGACCAGATCCAGCAGTCCCCACTCCGGCAGGCCCCGCTCACCCTGCTCGCCATCGGGCTGACCAGCGGTCTGCTCTCCGGCCTGTTCGGCGTCGGCGGCGGGGTGCTGATCGTGCCCGCACTGGTGCTGCTGGCTGGTTTTGGCCAGAAACTCGCGCACGGCACCTCGCTGGCCGCGGTGGTGCCCATCTCGGTCACCGGCGCCATCGGCTACGCCATGGAGGGCTCGGTCAACTGGATGGTGGCCGCCCTGCTCGCGGCCGGGTCGATGGCGGGGGCGCTGATCGGCACCTGGCTGCTGCACGTGCTGCCGGTGCGCTGGCTGCGCTACGGCTTCGCCGCGCTGCTGCTGCTCACCGCGGTGCGGCTGGGTTTCGAGACCCCGCACCGGCTGGCCGAGGCGGAGCTGGACGTGGGCGGCGCGGTGCTGATGCTGGCGCTGGGGCTGCTGGTGGGCACGCTGTCCGGACTGTTCGGCGTCGGCGGCGGGATCATCATGGTGCCGGCCATGATCCTGCTCTTCGGCATCAGCGACGTGGTGGCCAAGGGCACCTCGCTGCTGGTGGTCATCCCGACCGGGATCATCGCCACCGTGCAGAACCTCAAGCGCGGCAACGCCGATCTGCGCTCGGCCGCACTGCTCGGGATGGCCGGGGTGGTCTCGGCCTACGGCGGGGTGCGGCTGGCGCTGCTGCTGCCGCCCAGGGTGTCGGTGCTGCTGTTCGCCGCGCTGCTGGCCTTCACCGCCTACCGGATGGTGCGGGCCAAGGACTGA
- a CDS encoding GntR family transcriptional regulator: MPRPRKESPTAKVTELPGLSAPTPLGNQLYRLLEEAILDGTLAPGQRLDADELARHFGVSRVPVRETLRALDVAGWIEQRPREGACVRTWSAQEVVDLFEARTVLEGEISAKAALRRTEPQLTRLTELVALGREALDCEEPERLPGINEHFHAAIAACAHNEVLAGIRESLAKRVRFYFAAVAPARGADSIAEHQALVTAIRNRDAGLAAELARQHVRRTRAALGELLTEA; this comes from the coding sequence GTGCCCAGGCCGCGCAAAGAATCGCCGACGGCCAAGGTAACCGAGCTGCCCGGACTCAGCGCGCCGACCCCCTTGGGCAACCAGCTCTACCGCCTGCTGGAGGAGGCGATCCTGGACGGCACCCTGGCGCCGGGTCAGCGCCTGGACGCCGACGAGCTGGCCCGGCACTTCGGGGTCAGCCGGGTCCCGGTCCGGGAGACGCTGCGCGCGCTGGACGTGGCGGGCTGGATCGAGCAGCGCCCGCGCGAGGGCGCCTGCGTGCGCACCTGGTCTGCCCAGGAGGTGGTGGACCTGTTCGAGGCCAGGACCGTGCTGGAGGGCGAGATCTCGGCCAAGGCCGCGCTGCGCCGCACCGAGCCGCAGCTGACCAGGCTGACCGAGCTGGTCGCGCTGGGCAGGGAGGCGCTGGACTGCGAGGAGCCGGAACGCCTGCCCGGCATCAACGAGCACTTCCACGCCGCGATCGCGGCCTGCGCGCACAACGAGGTGCTGGCCGGCATCCGCGAGAGCCTGGCCAAACGGGTCCGGTTCTACTTCGCCGCGGTCGCCCCGGCCCGCGGCGCGGACAGCATCGCCGAGCACCAGGCCCTGGTCACCGCGATCCGCAACCGCGACGCCGGCCTGGCCGCCGAGCTGGCCCGCCAGCACGTCCGCCGCACCCGAGCCGCCCTCGGCGAACTCCTCACCGAAGCCTGA
- a CDS encoding TetR/AcrR family transcriptional regulator, which translates to MPRVSQDHLDARRRQILDGARSCFARYGYEGATVRRLEEATALSRGAIFHHFRDKESLFLALAEDDALRMAQVVAEQGLVQVMRELLKHESHEGGEHPADWLGTRLEVSRRLRTDPDFRSRWAERSEALTAATRARLQRQRDAGNLRDDVDVHVLTAFLELVLEGLVSHLAMGLPADDLDPVLDLVEETVRRHRRSTP; encoded by the coding sequence GTGCCACGGGTAAGCCAGGACCACCTCGACGCGCGCCGCCGCCAGATCCTCGACGGCGCGCGGAGCTGCTTCGCCCGCTATGGCTACGAGGGTGCCACGGTCCGCCGCCTGGAGGAAGCCACCGCGTTGTCGCGCGGGGCCATTTTCCACCACTTCCGGGACAAGGAGTCGCTGTTCCTGGCCCTGGCCGAGGACGACGCGCTCCGGATGGCCCAGGTGGTCGCCGAGCAGGGCCTGGTGCAGGTGATGCGCGAGCTGCTCAAGCACGAGTCGCACGAGGGCGGCGAACACCCCGCGGACTGGCTGGGCACCCGGCTGGAGGTCTCCCGGCGGCTGCGCACCGACCCGGACTTCCGCAGCCGCTGGGCCGAGCGCTCCGAGGCGCTGACCGCGGCCACCAGGGCCCGCCTGCAACGGCAGCGCGATGCCGGGAACCTGCGCGACGACGTGGACGTGCACGTGCTGACCGCGTTCCTGGAGCTGGTGCTGGAAGGCCTGGTCTCGCACCTGGCGATGGGGCTGCCCGCCGACGACCTGGACCCGGTGCTGGACCTGGTGGAGGAGACCGTGCGCAGGCACCGCCGCTCGACGCCGTAA
- a CDS encoding PQQ-dependent sugar dehydrogenase has protein sequence MTAASIAVALAAFAVSAAPAASAAPTDYQAEDATISQGVVESNHAGFTGRGFVNYTNAVGGYVEWTVNAAAEGTHALTLRYANGTAANRALDVTVDGATVANDLAFGGTGAWTTWATKNITVPLKAGANKIRATAVTADGGPNLDKLTVDSSDTQAPGAPPNLRATGKSATSVSLAWDAASDNVGVTGYDIYQHGQLMKSVGAVLAATVENLEPDTLYDWTVFAKDAAGNVSPASNAVPVRTDPAPPDNEKPTVPGALRSPAKTATSVDLAWTASTDNVKVTGYEILTDGTQTGTADRNTTTHTAAGLQPNKAYTFQVRARDAAGNRSDLTASITVTTGTSGGTGVPEPGAVSQIAGGVDVAWGLGFLPDGSALVTERETFNVLRVTPSGQKTVLGKIPGAQSTGGEGGALGLEISPNFATDGFVYIYHTASSGNQLVRAKLTGNTLSGWQTLLGGTPKSRFHNGGRLRFSPDGKYLFISTGDAQNGPNAQNLNNNAGKILRLHPDGTIPADNPFPGKAIWSYGHRNVQGLDFDSQGRLWASEFGNSQQDEVNLITKGGNYGWDKCEGTSGSGCAGTIPPKKTWSTSAASPSGLTIINDHVFVATTKGERIYRMRIDANANLVEQKVYFQGSYGRLRTVEVDKQGDIWLTTSTDKDGTPGNDRILRIDVQYSGGEPQPGDFKLTSTAFADNAMIPVRHTCAGDKVAGQDPSPPLSWGAGTTGAKAYAIVFADRVNNGNKLHWAIWDVPAATLGLPDNLPAGFTVPGQGGAKQKAMGSGANAQKFFGPCPGGNTNPYTFTLYAQNTPTIPGLTATSSMAQIESAIKANSTANTVLRGRSNAKAG, from the coding sequence GTGACCGCGGCCTCCATCGCGGTGGCGCTGGCCGCCTTCGCCGTCTCCGCCGCGCCGGCCGCCAGCGCGGCGCCCACCGACTACCAGGCCGAGGACGCGACCATCTCCCAGGGCGTGGTGGAGTCCAACCACGCCGGGTTCACCGGCCGTGGTTTTGTCAACTACACCAACGCGGTCGGCGGCTACGTCGAGTGGACGGTCAACGCGGCCGCCGAGGGCACGCACGCCCTCACCCTGCGCTATGCCAACGGCACCGCGGCCAACCGGGCCCTGGACGTCACCGTGGACGGCGCGACCGTGGCCAACGACCTGGCCTTCGGCGGCACCGGCGCCTGGACCACCTGGGCGACCAAGAACATCACCGTTCCCCTGAAGGCGGGCGCGAACAAGATCAGGGCCACCGCGGTGACCGCCGACGGCGGCCCGAACCTGGACAAGCTGACCGTGGACAGCAGCGACACCCAGGCCCCCGGCGCGCCGCCGAACCTGCGCGCCACCGGCAAGTCGGCCACCTCGGTCTCGCTGGCCTGGGACGCGGCCAGCGACAACGTCGGCGTCACCGGCTACGACATCTACCAGCACGGCCAGCTGATGAAGAGCGTCGGCGCGGTGCTGGCGGCCACCGTGGAGAACCTGGAGCCGGACACCCTCTACGACTGGACGGTCTTCGCCAAGGACGCCGCGGGCAACGTCTCCCCGGCCTCCAACGCGGTGCCGGTGCGCACGGACCCGGCCCCGCCGGACAACGAGAAGCCCACCGTGCCCGGCGCGCTCCGCTCACCGGCCAAGACCGCCACCAGCGTCGACCTGGCCTGGACCGCCTCCACCGACAACGTGAAGGTCACCGGCTACGAGATCCTCACCGACGGCACGCAGACCGGCACCGCCGACCGCAACACCACCACGCACACCGCGGCGGGCTTGCAGCCGAACAAGGCCTACACCTTCCAGGTGCGCGCCAGGGACGCCGCGGGCAACCGCTCGGACCTCACCGCGTCAATCACGGTGACCACCGGAACCAGCGGCGGCACCGGCGTGCCCGAGCCGGGCGCGGTGAGCCAGATCGCCGGTGGCGTGGACGTGGCCTGGGGCCTGGGCTTCCTGCCCGACGGCTCCGCGCTGGTCACCGAGCGGGAGACCTTCAACGTCCTGCGCGTCACCCCGTCCGGCCAGAAAACCGTGCTGGGCAAGATCCCCGGCGCGCAGAGCACCGGCGGCGAGGGCGGCGCACTGGGCCTGGAGATCTCCCCGAACTTCGCCACCGACGGATTTGTGTACATCTACCACACGGCCAGCTCCGGCAACCAGCTCGTGCGCGCCAAGCTGACCGGCAACACCCTCTCCGGCTGGCAGACCCTGCTCGGCGGCACCCCGAAGAGCCGCTTCCACAACGGCGGCAGGCTGCGCTTCAGCCCCGACGGCAAGTACCTGTTCATCTCCACCGGTGACGCGCAGAACGGCCCGAACGCGCAGAACCTGAACAACAACGCGGGCAAGATCCTGCGCCTGCACCCCGACGGCACCATCCCGGCCGACAACCCCTTCCCCGGCAAGGCGATCTGGAGCTACGGCCACCGCAACGTGCAGGGCCTGGACTTCGACTCCCAGGGCAGGCTGTGGGCCTCGGAGTTCGGCAACTCCCAGCAGGACGAGGTCAACCTGATCACCAAGGGCGGCAACTACGGCTGGGACAAGTGCGAAGGCACCTCCGGCAGCGGCTGCGCCGGCACCATCCCACCGAAGAAGACCTGGTCCACCAGCGCCGCCAGCCCCAGCGGCCTGACCATCATCAACGACCACGTCTTCGTCGCCACCACCAAGGGCGAGCGGATCTACCGGATGCGCATCGACGCCAACGCCAACCTGGTCGAGCAGAAGGTCTACTTCCAGGGCAGCTACGGCCGCCTGCGCACGGTCGAGGTGGACAAGCAGGGCGACATCTGGCTCACCACCAGCACCGACAAGGACGGCACCCCGGGCAACGACCGCATCCTGCGCATCGACGTCCAGTACTCCGGCGGCGAACCCCAGCCCGGCGACTTCAAACTGACCAGCACCGCCTTCGCTGACAACGCCATGATCCCGGTCCGCCACACCTGCGCCGGCGACAAGGTAGCGGGCCAGGACCCCAGCCCGCCCCTGTCCTGGGGCGCGGGCACCACCGGCGCCAAGGCCTACGCGATCGTCTTCGCCGACCGCGTCAACAACGGCAACAAGCTCCACTGGGCGATCTGGGACGTCCCGGCCGCCACCCTGGGCCTGCCGGACAACCTCCCAGCGGGCTTCACCGTCCCCGGCCAGGGCGGAGCCAAGCAGAAGGCCATGGGCAGCGGCGCCAACGCCCAGAAGTTCTTCGGCCCCTGCCCCGGCGGCAACACCAACCCCTACACCTTCACCCTGTACGCCCAGAACACCCCCACCATCCCCGGCCTGACGGCAACCTCCTCCATGGCCCAGATCGAGTCCGCGATCAAGGCCAACAGCACCGCCAACACCGTCCTGCGCGGCCGCTCCAACGCCAAGGCAGGCTGA